The following proteins are co-located in the Doryrhamphus excisus isolate RoL2022-K1 chromosome 15, RoL_Dexc_1.0, whole genome shotgun sequence genome:
- the LOC131103094 gene encoding NADPH oxidase organizer 1-like isoform X1: MEPQRYPVSIRVQGVMQKDKKKMFMTSVLWSDDNDIVIYRTVEDFKKMHKQLKKAFPSTKKNERTVPKFQVEKKAKAGQKNGSEKALHYLKPLQTYCDKLLRSDPQVNQSVHLIQFLHPKDAELQPNYSENSVVIMAPEGDATWNTVQSPGGGSVTQPFATETYRCVAPFETKDTKNKPFKVALNEKVDVLMKDKAGWWLVENEDKSMAWFPAPYLARLDDEPEDDSVDGLPERGMLYNVTKSYQAHNDDEMTVSLGAVVEVLQKSENGWWLIRYKAKAGYIPSMYLKPQGNSTARRTGHSQEPTSPTLLSPVSPVSPNRLAVQSQQLSRSQENLLRPSPMPARPTSPKPTTRKGLQPESKNLSKSAEFLNRPQPAIPVRPIIKKAAAPPPPPKYIPKPVIKVESDIDDDQHLSAEEDSDGEFTSDSDFSSDDLSSSSASTPIRLTMSTDDYRMPHSRTPPPPSRHSLSPDSGLEGRLTPSVSDSNIFKSANAAPKMPPRPKTKEILTRCTTVTRKNAKRAASPAPSPIQSW, translated from the exons atggAGCCGCAGAGATACCCCGTCAGCATCCGTGTACAGGGAGTGATGCAGAAGGACAAGAAAAAA atgttcatgacATCCGTGCTTTGGTCCGACGACAATGACATCGTAATTTACAGGACCGTGGAGGACTTCAAGAAAATGCAT AAGCAGCTAAAGAAAGCATTCCCatccaccaaaaaaaatgaaagaaccgTGCCCAAATTTCAAG TGGAAAAGAAAGCAAAAGCGGGCCAGAAGAACGGCTCAGAAAAAGCCTTGCATTACCTGAAGCCCTTGCAGACATACTGCGATAAACTGCTGAGGTCCGACCCGCAGGTCAACCAGTCGGTGCACTTGATCCAGTTTCTCCACCCCAAAGATGCAGAATTGCAGCCCAACTACTCAGAGAACAG CGTCGTCATCATGGCCCCCGAAGGAGACGCCACGTGGAACACAGTCCAAAGCCCGGGCGGCGGCAGTGTGACCCAGCCTTTTGCCACGGAGACGTACAGGTGCGTGGCCCCCTTCGAGACCAAGGACACCAAGAACAAGCCGTTTAAGGTGGCGCTGAATGAGAAAGTGGATGTGCTCATGAAGGATAAAGCGG GTTGGTGGCTTGTGGAGAACGAAGACAAGAGCATGGCTTGGTTTCCAGCGCCGTACCTGGCGAGGCTGGATGATGAACCGGAAGACGACAGTGTGGATGGACTTCCTGAAAGAG GAATGTTGTACAACGTCACCAAGAGTTACCAGGCCCACAATGACGACGAAATGACCGTGAGCCTTGGTGCTGTGGTGGAGGTCCTGCAGAAGTCGGAAAATGGCTGGTGGCTCATCAG ATACAAAGCCAAAGCCGGCTACATCCCCAGCATGTACCTGAAACCCCAAGGCAACTCTACTGCACGCAGGACGGGCCACTCCCAAGAGCCCACTAGCCCTACCCTCCTGTCCCCCGTGTCCCCCGTGTCCCCCAACAGGCTGGCAGTGCAGTCGCAGCAGCTGAGCCGCTCTCAAGAGAATCTTCTACGACCTTCTCCAATGCCCGCCAGGCCCACCTCACCCAAACCTACCACACGCAAAGGCCTCCAACCAGAGAGCAAGAATTTGTCCAAATCTGCTGAGTTCCTGAACAGACCTCAACCAGCCATACCAGTTCGGCCCATCATCAAGAAAGCCGCCGCCCCACCTCCCCCTCCAAAATACATCCCTAAACCAGTCATCAAGGTGGAGAGCGACATCGACGACGATCAGCACCTAAGCGCAGAGGAGGACAGCGACGGAGAATTCACAAGCGACAGCGACTTCAGCAGCGATGACCTCAGCTCCTCCTCGGCCAGCACGCCCATCAGGCTGACCATGAGCACCGACGACTACCGCATGCCACACAGCCGCACCCCTCCGCCGCCGTCCAGGCACAGCCTCAGTCCAGACAGCGGCTTGGAGGGCAGACTGACGCCCAGTGTCTCTGACTCAAACATCTTTAAGAGCGCTAATGCGGCACCCAAGATGCCACCCAGGCCGAAGACAAAAGAAATCCTCACACGCTGCACCACTGTCACACGCAAGAACGCAAAGAGGGCCGCAAGCCCAGCACCCTCTCCCATACAGAGCTGGTAG
- the tbl3 gene encoding transducin beta-like protein 3, whose translation MANINLKFKTNYAVSSKIEPFYKGGKVQISKDEKYIFCTCGSRVNVLEISTGKIIHSIEHDDQEDITSFALSCDDEILITASRALLLKQWDWRKAQCTRSWKAIHTVPVASMTFDSTSTLLATGGCDGTIKLWDIVKQYCTHNLKGSSGVVHLVHFHPDIDRLQLFSSSLDCGICLWDLRTSKRVCVLQSHFSAVTSLSFSPDGDTMISSGRDKICTVWDLKSRTVKRTVPVYEAVEGVLILPTKTDLSKIGVKTKDLHFMTAGSKGVLRVWESSTGCCVYIQPLHSTLSPPSEDEEEKDNNPCSLTYLLDMPASARLATVTAEHNIVLYQLPTLSTQQQFVGYNDEVLEVKFLGKNGSHVVVATNSCQLKVFELLTNSCQILYGHTDTVLSVDVFKKGFVFASCAKDRSVRVWRMDADSGHVHCVAHGSSHTNAVGSITCSRLKTSFIVSGSQDYTVKVWDLPADLSTTHVSQLTARVTEKAHDKDVNSVAVSPNDKLLASGSQDRTAKLWSLAGKDSISLLGVFRGHRRGVWAVCFSPVDQVLATSSSDGTSKLWGLQNFSCLKTFEGHDASVLKVIFVSRGTQLLSSGSDGLVKLWTIKTNECVKTLDAHQDKVWGLHGSHNDDKMVTGSADSNITVWMDVTEAELAEEQAKQEDQIMKQQELSNLLHEKKYLKALGLAISLDQPHTVLSVIKEIRQAQDSHQLLEKTVLKLRQDQKESVLRYCSVWNTNAKNCLDAQAVLKVLLTHLPPEEMLQYQGARAHLEALIPYTERHMQRIGRLMQATMFLNYMWQKMRVAGAPTSMDQDEEMDTAPLGPGPVFMIDKGPGKNSVQDKDDTDDSGNDDDPDCQFEEDGEKDDDDDDEVSATKKATKNGSHPAESSEESSEEDEDETHEMTVKAVATSSLQQRSILSS comes from the exons ATGGCGAATATCAACTTGAAGTTCAAAACAAA TTACGCTGTTTCCAGTAAGATTGAGCCTTTTTACAAAGGAGGAAAAGTACAG ATCAGCaaagatgaaaaatacatattttgcacATGTGGATCTCGGGTCAATGTTCTGGAGATCAGCACTGGGAAGATAATCCACAGTATTGAGCAT GATGATCAAGAGGACATCACATCGTTTGCACTTAGCTGCGATGATGAG ATTCTCATAACAGCCAGCAGAGCTCTTCTGTTGAAGCAGTGGGACTGGAGGAAAGCGCAATGCACTCGCTCCTGGAAAGCCATCCACACTGTTCCCGTTGCCAGCATGACTTTTGACTCCACCTCCACTCTCTTAGCCACAG GTGGGTGTGATGGTACGATCAAACTTTGGGATATTGTGAAGCAGTACTGTACTCACAACCTCAAAGGATCATCTGGTGTCGTACA CCTGGTCCACTTCCACCCTGACATCGACCGGCTGCAGCTGTTCTCGTCCTCCCTGGACTGCGGCATCTGTCTGTGGGACCTGCGTACAagcaaacgtgtgtgtgtgcttcagaGCCACTTTAGCGCTGTTACGTCGCTCAGCTTCAGCCCTGATGGTGACACCATGATCAG TTCTGGCAGAGACAAAATCTGCACAGTGTGGGACCTAAAGAGTCGGACAGTGAAGAGAACCGTACCTGTTTATGAG GCTGTGGAGGGTGTTTTGATCCTCCCAACAAAAACAGACCTCTCTAAAATTGGAGTCAAGACCAAAGACCTGCATTTCATGACAGCGGGCAGCAAAG GGGTGTTGAGAGTGTGGGAATCCAGCACGGGATGCTGTGTCTACATCCAGCCACTCCACTCCACCCTCAGCCCTCCCtctgaagatgaggaggagaagGACAACAACCCCTGCAGTCTAACGTACCTGCTCGACATGCCTGCCTCCGCCAGGCTGGCCACAGTAACAGCAGAGCATAACATCGTGCTCTACCAGCTACCTACTCTCAGCACACAGCAGCAG TTTGTGGGCTACAATGACGAGGTGCTGGAAGTAAAGTTCCTGGGTAAAAATGGCAGTCACGTTGTGGTTGCGACCAACAGCTGCCAGCTGAAAGTCTTTGAGCTACTCACTAACAGTTGCCAGATCCTCTATGGACACACGG ATACTGTCCTCTCAGTGGACGTGTTTAAAAAAGGCTTTGTTTTTGCAAGCTGTGCAAAG GACAGATCAGTGCGTGTGTGGCGAATGGATGCTGATAGCGGCCACGTCCACTGTGTGGCACACGGTTCCAGCCACACTAATGCAGTGGGCTCCATTACCTGTTCCAG GTTGAAAACGTCCTTCATAGTTTCTGGCAGTCAGGACTACACTGTAAAGGTGTGGGATCTCCCTGCAGACTTGTCGACAACACATGTCTCTCAGCTGACTGCACGTGTCACAGAGAAAGCACATGATAAG GACGTCAACAGCGTCGCCGTTTCACCCAACGACAAGCTTCTGGCTTCCGGCTCACAAGACCGCACAGCCAAGCTGTGGTCCTTGGCGGGTAAGGACAGCATCAGCCTACTCGGGGTGTTTCGTGGCCACCGGCGAGGCGTCTGGGCCGTCTGTTTCTCCCCCGTCGACCAGGTTCTGGCCACCTCCTCCTCAGACGGCACCAGCAAGCTGTGGGGCTTGCAGAACTTTAGCTGCCTCAAG ACATTTGAGGGGCACGACGCGTCCGTGTTGAAGGTCATCTTTGTGAGCCGAGGCACTCAGCTGCTTAGCAG TGGCTCAGATGGTTTGGTGAAACTATGGACCATCAAGACCAACGAGTGCGTGAAGACCCTGGATGCCCACCAGGACAAAGTGTGGGGTCTCCACGGCAGCCACAATGACGACAAGATGGTAACCGGGTCAGCCGACTCCAACATCACTGTGTGGATG GATGTGACAGAAGCAGAGCTGGCAGAAGAGCAGGCCAAGCAGGAGGATCAGATAATGAA GCAACAGGAGTTGTCTAACCTGCTCCATGAGAAGAAATACCTGAAAGCTCTGGGCCTTGCCATCTCGTTGGACCAGCCGCACACGGTGCTGTCTGTAATTAAAG AAATCCGCCAAGCCCAAGATAGTCATCAGCTTCTGGAGAAGACTGTGCTGAAACTTAGACAGGATCAGAAAG AGTCGGTCCTGCGTTACTGTTCGGTGTGGAACACCAACGCGAAGAACTGTCTGGATGCCCAGGCCGTCCTCAAGGTGCTGCTTACGCACCTTCCACCTGAGGAGATGCTTCAGTACCAGGGCGCCCGCGCTCACCTGGAGGCCCTTATACCCTACACAG AGAGACACATGCAGAGGATCGGCCGTCTTATGCAGGCGACCATGTTCCTCAACTACATGTGGCAGAAGATGAGAGTAGCCGGAGCGCCGACCAG CATGGACCAAGATGAAGAAATGGACACAGCTCCACTGGGCCCTGGTCCTGTGTTTATGATCGACAAGGGCCCAGGAAAGAACAGCGTCCAAGACAAAGACGACACAGATGATAGCGGAAACGATGACGATCCAGATTGTCAGTTTGAGGAGGATGGGGAAAAggatgatgacgacgacgatgagGTGAGCGCCACCAAGAAAGCCACCAAAAATGGCAGCCACCCTGCTGAGAGCAGTGAGGAGAGTTCtgaggaggatgaagacgagACGCATGAAATGACGGTGAAAGCTGTCGCAACTTCCTCGCTCCAACAACGCTCCATTCTCTCAAGCTGA
- the rnf151 gene encoding RING finger protein 151 isoform X2, with the protein MADAEVSSQSGGYDVELFVETPDYDLICTICQGVLRCPVRAACHHIFCKKCILQWLKRQETCPCCRKPINACMIFVMFKLSKSIGRMKIKCKNEIRGCAVTFPLSEQYCHSMSCLYELIPCPYQGCRAQLLRRDLDAHSRHCEHWRQPCHMGCGTMLSHRTRAQHNCYMQLKQQYEARRRNHGAIAAALQKKMRRMQSTMTHMKRQIGLICESLEVMDDLNEVEEDLGEGSSSSTGTSGSDGNI; encoded by the exons ATG GCGGACGCGGAGGTGTCATCCCAAAGTGGAGGCTATGACGTGGAATTATTTGTGGAGACACCAGACTATGATCTCATCTGCACCATATGCCAGGGGGTGCTTCGTTGTCCTGTCCGAGCAGCGTGCCACCACATTTTCTGcaagaaatgcattttacaaTGGCTCAAGag ACAGGAGACTTGCCCTTGCTGCAGAAAGCCAATTAACGCATGCATGATCTTTGTCATGTTCAAACTCAGCAAGTCAATCGGGCGCATGAAGATAAAG TGTAAGAATGAGATCCGTGGTTGTGCAGTGACATTCCCCCTGTCAGAGCAGTACTGCCACAGCATGAGCTGCTTGTACGAGCTCATCCCTTGCCCCTATCAAGGCTGCCGCGCTCAGCTCCTTCGCCGCGACCTAGACGCTCACTCGCGTCACTGCGAGCATTGGCGCCAGCCCTGCCACATGGGCTGCGGCACCATGCTCTCCCACCGCACTCGGGCTCAGCACAACTGTTACATGCAGCTGAAGCAGCAGTATGAGGCCCGGCGCAGGAACCACGGGGCCATCGCCGCCGCCCTGCagaagaagatgaggagaaTGCAGAGCACAATGACCCACATGAAGCGGCAGATAGGGTTGATATGCGAGAGCCTGGAGGTGATGGATGACCTAAACGAGGTGGAAGAGGACTTGGGTGAGGGCAGCTCCAGCTCCACTGGGACGTCTGGTAGCGATGGCAACATCTGA
- the rnf151 gene encoding RING finger protein 151 isoform X1 produces the protein MADAEVSSQSGGYDVELFVETPDYDLICTICQGVLRCPVRAACHHIFCKKCILQWLKRQETCPCCRKPINACMIFVMFKLSKSIGRMKIKLCVCALLQCKNEIRGCAVTFPLSEQYCHSMSCLYELIPCPYQGCRAQLLRRDLDAHSRHCEHWRQPCHMGCGTMLSHRTRAQHNCYMQLKQQYEARRRNHGAIAAALQKKMRRMQSTMTHMKRQIGLICESLEVMDDLNEVEEDLGEGSSSSTGTSGSDGNI, from the exons ATG GCGGACGCGGAGGTGTCATCCCAAAGTGGAGGCTATGACGTGGAATTATTTGTGGAGACACCAGACTATGATCTCATCTGCACCATATGCCAGGGGGTGCTTCGTTGTCCTGTCCGAGCAGCGTGCCACCACATTTTCTGcaagaaatgcattttacaaTGGCTCAAGag ACAGGAGACTTGCCCTTGCTGCAGAAAGCCAATTAACGCATGCATGATCTTTGTCATGTTCAAACTCAGCAAGTCAATCGGGCGCATGAAGATAAAG ttgtgtgtgtgtgctcttctACAGTGTAAGAATGAGATCCGTGGTTGTGCAGTGACATTCCCCCTGTCAGAGCAGTACTGCCACAGCATGAGCTGCTTGTACGAGCTCATCCCTTGCCCCTATCAAGGCTGCCGCGCTCAGCTCCTTCGCCGCGACCTAGACGCTCACTCGCGTCACTGCGAGCATTGGCGCCAGCCCTGCCACATGGGCTGCGGCACCATGCTCTCCCACCGCACTCGGGCTCAGCACAACTGTTACATGCAGCTGAAGCAGCAGTATGAGGCCCGGCGCAGGAACCACGGGGCCATCGCCGCCGCCCTGCagaagaagatgaggagaaTGCAGAGCACAATGACCCACATGAAGCGGCAGATAGGGTTGATATGCGAGAGCCTGGAGGTGATGGATGACCTAAACGAGGTGGAAGAGGACTTGGGTGAGGGCAGCTCCAGCTCCACTGGGACGTCTGGTAGCGATGGCAACATCTGA